In the Kitasatospora terrestris genome, one interval contains:
- a CDS encoding HSP90 family protein → MSPTDRTQNTTSGTAPSTHTFQVDLRGVVDLLSHHLYSSPRVYLRELLQNAVDAISARRALDPDAPARITIRADEDLTVTDTGVGLTEADVHTFLATIGRSSKRTAQGGFDNSGLSAARADFIGQFGIGLLACFVVADEITVVSRSAKSPDAPVVEWRGHSDGRYTIATLPSSAKPEPGTTVRLTPRSDATQWTRHGQVVELARHYGSLLRHEVTVTDARGDVTHINAPAPWDVRHGSPLARREALNAYCRGTFDFTPLDTIELDLPLVGLRGAAYVLPDAAPPSRRAGHRVHLKGMLVSDQADDLLPEWAFFVRCVVDADGLRPTASREALYADDTLAAVRDALGARIRDWLTGLSASDPALLHRFLGIHHLAVKALARYDDDLLRMLLPWLPFETTDGNVTLDEFARAHPVILVARTVEEFRQVAPVAGAAGLGVVNGGYTYDSDLVHRLPEIRPGTSVADLDPGTVTAHLDAVDPSAELAAAAFLATAREVVGRFDCDVALRSFHPASAPALLLDNRDARHERTRARLADEADGLWADILGSLRAQVPRAQLVLNHLNPLVRRAASITGKELAVIAAEALYGQAVLLTRRPLTAGESALLNRSFIGLLDHAMLGRETADPHKES, encoded by the coding sequence GTGTCACCGACCGACCGCACCCAGAACACCACCTCCGGCACGGCGCCCTCCACGCACACCTTCCAAGTCGACCTGCGCGGCGTGGTGGACCTGCTCTCCCACCACCTGTACTCCAGCCCCCGCGTCTACCTGCGGGAGCTGCTCCAGAACGCGGTGGACGCCATCTCCGCCCGCCGGGCGCTCGACCCCGACGCCCCCGCCCGGATCACCATCCGGGCGGACGAGGACCTCACGGTCACCGACACCGGAGTCGGCCTCACCGAGGCCGACGTGCACACTTTCCTCGCCACCATCGGACGCAGTTCCAAGCGCACCGCCCAGGGCGGCTTCGACAACTCCGGTCTGTCGGCCGCCCGCGCCGACTTCATCGGCCAGTTCGGCATCGGTCTGCTCGCATGCTTCGTGGTGGCCGACGAGATCACGGTCGTCAGCCGCTCCGCCAAGTCTCCGGACGCCCCCGTCGTCGAGTGGCGCGGCCACTCGGACGGCCGTTACACGATCGCCACCCTGCCCTCCTCCGCGAAGCCCGAGCCGGGCACCACCGTTCGGCTCACCCCGCGCTCCGACGCCACCCAATGGACCAGGCACGGCCAGGTCGTCGAGCTCGCCCGCCACTACGGCAGCCTGCTGCGCCACGAGGTCACCGTCACCGACGCCCGGGGCGACGTCACGCACATCAACGCGCCCGCGCCGTGGGACGTCCGCCACGGCTCGCCGCTCGCCCGCCGTGAAGCACTGAACGCCTACTGCCGCGGCACCTTCGACTTCACCCCGCTCGACACCATCGAGCTCGACCTGCCGCTGGTCGGCCTGCGCGGCGCGGCATACGTGCTGCCCGACGCCGCCCCGCCCTCCCGACGGGCCGGCCACCGGGTCCACCTCAAGGGCATGCTGGTGTCCGACCAGGCCGACGACCTGCTGCCCGAATGGGCGTTCTTCGTGCGCTGCGTCGTCGACGCGGACGGGTTGCGTCCCACCGCCTCGCGGGAGGCCCTGTACGCGGACGACACCCTCGCCGCCGTCCGCGACGCGCTCGGCGCGCGCATCCGGGACTGGCTCACGGGCCTGTCCGCGAGCGACCCGGCCCTGCTGCACCGCTTCCTCGGCATCCACCACCTCGCCGTCAAGGCACTCGCCCGTTACGACGACGACCTGCTGCGGATGCTGCTGCCGTGGCTGCCGTTCGAGACCACCGACGGCAACGTCACCCTCGACGAGTTCGCCCGCGCCCACCCGGTGATCCTGGTGGCCCGCACCGTCGAGGAGTTCCGCCAGGTCGCGCCCGTCGCGGGCGCCGCCGGTCTCGGCGTCGTCAACGGCGGCTACACCTACGACAGCGATCTGGTGCACCGCCTGCCCGAGATCCGGCCCGGCACGTCCGTGGCCGACCTGGATCCCGGCACCGTGACGGCCCATCTCGACGCCGTCGACCCGTCCGCCGAGCTCGCCGCCGCCGCGTTCCTCGCCACCGCGCGCGAGGTCGTCGGCCGCTTCGACTGCGACGTCGCCCTGCGCAGCTTCCACCCCGCGAGCGCCCCCGCCCTGCTGCTCGACAACCGGGATGCGCGGCACGAGCGCACCCGCGCCCGTCTGGCCGACGAGGCCGACGGCCTGTGGGCGGACATCCTGGGCTCACTGCGCGCCCAGGTGCCACGCGCGCAACTCGTCCTCAACCACCTCAACCCACTGGTCCGGCGCGCCGCCTCGATCACCGGCAAGGAACTCGCGGTCATCGCCGCCGAGGCGCTCTACGGGCAGGCCGTCCTGCTGACCCGCCGCCCGCTGACCGCCGGTGAGAGCGCTCTGCTCAACCGGTCCTTCATCGGCCTGCTCGACCACGCCATGCTCGGCCGCGAGACGGCCGACCCGCACAAGGAGTCCTGA
- a CDS encoding diacylglycerol kinase family protein, with amino-acid sequence MTTTQRRTPTFGVPVTLMAAVAGQAAALTALGLLITHPPGNWWDPREDGLAGRLADHRTAALTTASDWLSALAWTPAIVTVTALAAALLLLRHRWRPAVLLAGAVALQAVLFVTVAHLVDRARPDVVRLDGALPTSSFPSGHVGAATALYGGLGLLALRSVRGRWRLPLCALAWTVPVLVAASRLYRGMHHPTDVVAGALNGAAALWVVWRALPERERPAPAARPVPGSRGPAALVYNPTAVDSAVLERLSAVLVAHGYGPPRCLPGDPDDCGRAAARRALADGARLVAACGGDGTVTACAEALAGTDAVLAVVPCGTGNLFARNLGLPTDPAAALAAALAGRARRIDLMRAEGDGLPARAAATMAGMGLDAAVMADTGRTLKRRLGWPAYVVGAARHLTDRRFELAVAVDGAEPVRRRVRMAVVGNVGTLQGGVRLLPDAAPDDGVLDLVLVQPRGPLGWAGAILALLTGERRQGPGAPLEHFRGRRIELTAARARPRECDGDPVGDGKVMTLTVRPGALLVQVPGTPQDMPAGPQDMPAGRAPAVPTDTKREAA; translated from the coding sequence ATGACCACGACTCAGCGCAGGACGCCGACGTTCGGCGTACCGGTGACACTGATGGCCGCGGTGGCCGGGCAGGCAGCGGCGCTGACGGCACTCGGACTGCTCATCACCCACCCGCCGGGCAACTGGTGGGACCCGCGCGAGGACGGCCTGGCCGGCCGGCTGGCCGACCACCGCACCGCCGCCCTCACCACGGCGAGCGACTGGCTGTCGGCACTCGCCTGGACCCCGGCGATCGTGACGGTGACGGCGCTCGCCGCCGCTCTGCTGCTGCTCCGGCACCGGTGGCGGCCGGCGGTGCTGCTCGCGGGCGCGGTGGCGCTGCAGGCGGTGCTGTTCGTGACGGTCGCCCACCTGGTCGACCGGGCCCGGCCGGACGTCGTCCGCCTCGACGGGGCACTGCCGACGTCCAGCTTCCCGTCCGGGCACGTCGGGGCGGCCACCGCGCTGTACGGCGGCCTGGGCCTGCTCGCGCTGCGCTCGGTGCGAGGACGGTGGCGGCTGCCGCTGTGCGCGCTGGCGTGGACGGTGCCGGTACTGGTGGCGGCCAGCCGGCTGTACCGGGGCATGCACCACCCCACGGACGTGGTGGCCGGCGCGCTGAACGGTGCGGCCGCCCTGTGGGTGGTGTGGCGGGCGCTGCCCGAACGGGAACGTCCGGCACCGGCGGCCCGGCCGGTACCGGGCAGTCGCGGCCCGGCCGCGCTGGTCTACAACCCCACTGCCGTGGACAGCGCCGTGCTGGAGCGGCTGTCCGCCGTGCTCGTCGCGCACGGGTACGGGCCGCCGCGCTGCCTGCCCGGCGACCCGGACGACTGCGGCCGGGCCGCGGCCCGGCGGGCGCTCGCCGACGGGGCCCGACTGGTGGCGGCGTGCGGCGGCGACGGCACGGTGACGGCCTGCGCCGAGGCCCTGGCCGGCACCGACGCGGTGCTGGCCGTCGTCCCCTGCGGCACCGGAAACCTGTTCGCCCGCAACCTCGGCCTGCCCACCGACCCCGCGGCCGCGCTCGCGGCAGCCCTGGCCGGCCGGGCCCGGCGGATCGACCTGATGCGGGCCGAGGGCGACGGCCTTCCCGCCCGGGCCGCCGCCACGATGGCGGGGATGGGACTGGACGCCGCGGTGATGGCCGACACCGGCCGCACCCTCAAACGCCGCCTCGGCTGGCCCGCGTACGTGGTCGGCGCGGCCCGGCACCTGACCGACCGGCGCTTCGAGCTGGCCGTCGCCGTGGACGGCGCCGAGCCCGTGCGCCGCCGGGTACGGATGGCGGTCGTCGGCAACGTCGGCACCCTCCAGGGCGGCGTGCGACTGCTGCCCGACGCCGCGCCCGACGACGGTGTGCTCGACCTCGTCCTGGTCCAGCCGCGCGGCCCGCTGGGCTGGGCCGGCGCGATCCTGGCACTGCTCACCGGGGAGCGCCGCCAGGGGCCGGGCGCCCCGCTGGAGCACTTCCGGGGCCGGCGGATCGAGCTGACCGCCGCCCGCGCCCGCCCGCGCGAATGCGACGGCGACCCGGTGGGCGACGGCAAGGTGATGACCCTGACGGTCCGTCCGGGCGCCCTGCTGGTCCAAGTCCCCGGCACGCCGCAGGACATGCCCGCCGGGCCACAGGACATGCCCGCCGGACGGGCACCGGCGGTGCCGACAGACACGAAGCGGGAGGCTGCCTGA
- a CDS encoding M4 family metallopeptidase, with protein sequence MLAAAGLVIAGLTAAGTAAVAAPPPAPESSQQLAVQGADSLVAARPAFLLAGPQEQFVRGQVVSSGGTQYVPYERTYSGVPVVGGDFVVVTDGAGHVTYNSVAQQHAIGTLSTSPSLSPAQAEKVASAQLKSVSEVEGTRLVVYALGDAPAVLAWESTVKGVGDDGYSRLSVDVDARTGTVLHTQEHVLHGTGTGAWNGPAPLTLNTTSSGGKFTMSPTNITNMPCQDAANNTTFSKTTDTWGNGDATSKETGCVDAEYVAQGEFRMLSQWLGRNGMDGSGGAWPIRVGLADVNAYYDGTQVQVGHNNANQWISAVDVLAHEMGHGIDDHTPGGISGGGTQEFIADVYGASTEFFMNEPSPYAVPDFLVGNQVNLVGTGPIRNMYNPSLIKSNPNCYSSSIPSTEVHAAAGPGNHWFYLLAQGSNPPGGPTSPTCNGSTVTGGVGVQNALKIVYNAQLMKTSSSSYLKYRTWTLQAAKTLDPSCGQFNTVKAAWDAVSVPAQSGDPTCAATGNDFSMAVSPSAGSVNPGSSLTATVSTTLTNGSAQTVNLSASGLPAGATASFNPASVSTGGTSQLTVNTAASTPPGTYPVTITGTGTSTSHTATFSLTVNGTSTCTPAQLLGNAGFETGSAAPWTTTSGVVDNSASQAAHSGSWKAWMNGYGSAHTDSASQTVSIPAGCKATLSYWLHIDTAETTTTTQYDKLTVTVNGTTVASYSNLNKNTGYAQKTVDLSAYAGQTITLKFNGVEDSSLQTSFVIDDTAIQTS encoded by the coding sequence GTGCTCGCCGCCGCCGGACTCGTGATCGCCGGTCTGACCGCCGCCGGCACGGCTGCCGTGGCAGCGCCGCCGCCCGCACCGGAGTCCTCCCAGCAACTGGCCGTCCAGGGCGCCGACTCGCTGGTGGCCGCCCGTCCGGCCTTCCTGCTCGCCGGCCCCCAGGAGCAGTTCGTCCGGGGTCAGGTCGTCTCCTCGGGCGGGACGCAGTACGTGCCCTACGAGCGCACGTACTCGGGCGTGCCGGTGGTCGGCGGCGACTTCGTCGTGGTGACCGACGGCGCCGGGCACGTCACGTACAACTCGGTCGCCCAGCAGCACGCGATCGGCACGCTGTCGACCAGCCCCAGCCTGAGCCCCGCCCAGGCCGAGAAGGTGGCGTCGGCGCAGCTGAAGTCGGTGTCCGAGGTCGAGGGCACCCGGCTGGTGGTGTACGCGCTGGGTGACGCTCCGGCCGTCCTGGCCTGGGAGTCCACGGTGAAGGGCGTCGGCGACGACGGTTACAGCCGGCTGAGCGTGGACGTCGACGCCCGCACCGGCACCGTGCTGCACACCCAGGAGCACGTCCTGCACGGCACCGGCACCGGCGCCTGGAACGGCCCCGCGCCGCTCACCCTCAACACCACGTCCTCCGGCGGCAAGTTCACGATGAGCCCCACCAACATCACGAACATGCCGTGCCAGGACGCCGCGAACAACACGACGTTCAGCAAGACCACCGACACCTGGGGCAACGGCGACGCCACCAGCAAGGAGACCGGCTGCGTCGACGCCGAGTACGTGGCGCAGGGCGAGTTCCGGATGCTCTCGCAGTGGCTGGGCCGCAACGGCATGGACGGCAGCGGCGGCGCCTGGCCGATCCGGGTGGGCCTGGCCGACGTCAACGCCTACTACGACGGCACTCAGGTCCAGGTCGGGCACAACAATGCCAACCAGTGGATCAGCGCGGTCGACGTCCTCGCCCACGAGATGGGCCACGGCATCGACGACCACACCCCCGGCGGCATCTCCGGCGGCGGCACCCAGGAGTTCATCGCCGACGTGTACGGCGCGTCGACCGAGTTCTTCATGAACGAGCCCTCGCCGTACGCCGTGCCGGACTTCCTGGTCGGCAACCAGGTCAACCTGGTGGGCACCGGCCCGATCCGCAACATGTACAACCCGTCGCTGATCAAGAGCAACCCGAACTGCTACTCCAGCAGCATCCCGAGCACCGAGGTGCACGCCGCGGCCGGCCCCGGCAACCACTGGTTCTACCTGCTCGCGCAGGGCTCCAACCCGCCGGGCGGTCCGACCAGCCCCACCTGCAACGGTTCCACCGTCACCGGCGGCGTCGGGGTTCAGAACGCGCTCAAGATCGTGTACAACGCCCAGCTCATGAAGACCAGCTCCAGCTCGTACCTGAAGTACCGCACCTGGACGCTGCAGGCGGCCAAGACCCTCGACCCGTCCTGCGGCCAGTTCAACACCGTCAAGGCTGCCTGGGACGCCGTCAGCGTCCCCGCCCAGTCGGGCGACCCGACCTGCGCGGCCACCGGCAACGACTTCTCGATGGCGGTCTCGCCGAGCGCCGGTTCGGTCAACCCCGGCAGCTCGCTGACCGCCACCGTGTCCACCACGCTCACCAACGGCTCGGCGCAGACCGTGAACCTGTCCGCCTCGGGCCTGCCCGCGGGCGCCACCGCGTCGTTCAACCCGGCCTCCGTCTCGACCGGGGGCACCTCCCAGCTGACCGTCAACACGGCTGCCTCGACGCCGCCCGGCACCTACCCGGTCACCATCACCGGCACCGGGACGTCGACCAGCCACACGGCCACCTTCTCGCTGACCGTCAACGGCACCTCCACCTGCACCCCGGCCCAACTGCTCGGCAACGCGGGCTTCGAGACCGGCTCCGCCGCCCCGTGGACCACCACCAGCGGCGTGGTCGACAACAGCGCCTCGCAGGCCGCCCACAGCGGCTCCTGGAAGGCCTGGATGAACGGCTACGGCTCGGCCCACACCGACTCGGCCAGCCAGACCGTCTCGATCCCGGCCGGCTGCAAGGCGACCCTGAGCTACTGGCTGCACATCGACACCGCCGAGACCACCACCACGACCCAGTACGACAAGCTGACCGTGACCGTCAACGGCACCACGGTGGCCTCGTACTCCAACCTCAACAAGAACACCGGCTACGCCCAGAAGACGGTCGACCTGTCGGCCTACGCGGGCCAGACGATCACCCTGAAGTTCAACGGCGTGGAGGACTCCTCCCTCCAGACCAGCTTCGTGATCGACGACACCGCGATCCAGACCAGCTGA
- a CDS encoding YihY/virulence factor BrkB family protein has protein sequence MGTASRVGPGREHLSADEAVLTLRRQAWWPLARDAFLRFRYADGFSHARALAFQAVLALVPFAIAVVGLASTLHGGPVGQLAAASIERIAPASSADMVREVLDHSRRHTGGTLALWFGALFAVANLVTAMSQIERGANRIYGIERDRPFDRKYGRSLLMAAGAGLPLGTGFLVLVAGPQVTAAADQVFGLGTGTAAAWTLLRWPVGVLLTLTSTAVIFRRAPRRRQPGYSWLAFGAGLHLLLSLTATWLLSLYLRLSGSFDAVYGPLSAVFSLLVWAYLTSIALFLGLSFAAQLEADRTGQPGPVLPDPLASDRLASDRAPAGRAPDDRGPAGREPADTVGSG, from the coding sequence ATGGGAACAGCGAGCCGGGTCGGACCCGGTCGGGAGCACCTGTCCGCCGACGAAGCCGTGCTGACACTGCGCCGACAGGCGTGGTGGCCCCTGGCCCGCGACGCCTTCCTGCGCTTCCGCTACGCCGACGGCTTCAGCCATGCCCGAGCCCTGGCGTTCCAGGCGGTGCTGGCCCTGGTGCCGTTCGCCATCGCCGTGGTCGGCCTCGCCTCCACCCTGCACGGCGGTCCGGTCGGGCAGCTGGCCGCCGCGAGCATCGAACGGATCGCCCCGGCGTCCAGTGCGGACATGGTGCGCGAGGTGCTCGACCACAGCCGGCGCCACACCGGCGGCACCCTCGCGCTGTGGTTCGGCGCGCTCTTCGCGGTCGCCAACCTCGTCACCGCGATGTCCCAGATCGAACGCGGCGCCAACCGGATCTACGGCATCGAACGGGACCGGCCGTTCGACCGCAAGTACGGGCGGAGCCTCCTGATGGCAGCCGGTGCCGGCCTGCCGCTCGGCACCGGCTTCCTGGTCCTGGTCGCCGGGCCGCAGGTCACCGCAGCCGCCGACCAGGTGTTCGGACTGGGGACGGGAACCGCCGCGGCCTGGACGCTGCTGCGCTGGCCGGTCGGCGTGCTGCTCACCCTCACCTCCACCGCCGTGATCTTCCGGCGGGCACCCCGTCGCCGCCAGCCCGGCTACAGCTGGCTGGCGTTCGGCGCCGGCCTCCACCTGCTGCTCAGTCTCACCGCGACCTGGCTGCTCAGCCTCTACCTGCGCCTGAGCGGCTCGTTCGACGCCGTCTACGGGCCGCTCAGCGCCGTGTTCTCCCTGCTGGTGTGGGCGTACCTGACGTCCATCGCCCTGTTCCTGGGCCTGTCCTTCGCAGCCCAGCTGGAGGCCGACCGCACCGGACAGCCCGGCCCCGTCCTGCCCGACCCACTGGCCTCCGACCGCCTGGCGTCCGACCGCGCACCGGCCGGCCGGGCACCGGACGACCGCGGACCAGCCGGTCGGGAGCCCGCCGACACCGTGGGGAGCGGATGA
- a CDS encoding glycoside hydrolase family 6 protein: MSTSPGIRRAAPAPGAHTARTAPRRRAVVLALAAGATAAAVVLTGQTGATAAVQGSLPASTQFYRDPTSQVVKWVAANPNDSRTPVISKRIASQPQGIWFANYRPDTITSDVRAITSAAASAGQVPVLVAYMIPNRDCGGASAGGAPDLAAYDAWVTKFAAGLGSGRSVVVLEPDSIALTTCLSSSDLAGRYASLSRAGAAIHAAAPNAKVYYDAGHSAWNSASEQANRLRSAGAVTNGDGFFSNVSNFNTTGNEVAFAKNVLSALGNPPTMHAVIDTSRNGNGPAGSQWCDPSGRKIGNYPTAATNDTAIDAFLWVKPPGEADGCAAAAGQFAPDIAYQLAVNAADPVGQPSTPPSSQPPTSQPPTSQPPASQPPTSQPPTGTASCAITYKANSWTGGFTADVTVKNTGSAALSGWTLKWTYPGDQRITSAWNATVTQSGTAVTATDLGYNGALAAGGSTSFGFQGTFVASNAAPTAYTLNGATCTTA, from the coding sequence GTGAGCACCTCCCCCGGCATCCGCCGTGCCGCCCCGGCACCCGGCGCGCACACCGCCCGCACCGCGCCCCGTCGGCGCGCCGTCGTCCTCGCCCTGGCAGCCGGCGCGACCGCCGCCGCCGTGGTACTGACCGGCCAGACCGGTGCGACCGCCGCCGTCCAGGGCAGCCTGCCCGCGAGCACGCAGTTCTACAGGGACCCGACCTCCCAGGTCGTCAAGTGGGTGGCCGCGAACCCCAACGACTCCCGTACCCCGGTGATCTCCAAGCGGATCGCCAGCCAGCCGCAGGGCATTTGGTTCGCCAACTACCGCCCGGACACCATCACCTCCGACGTCCGGGCGATCACCTCGGCCGCCGCCTCGGCCGGACAGGTGCCGGTGCTGGTCGCCTACATGATCCCCAACCGGGACTGCGGCGGTGCCTCCGCCGGCGGCGCCCCCGACCTCGCCGCGTACGACGCGTGGGTCACCAAGTTCGCCGCGGGCCTCGGCAGCGGCCGGTCCGTCGTCGTCCTGGAGCCCGACTCGATCGCGCTCACCACCTGCCTCTCCTCCTCAGACCTGGCCGGCCGCTACGCCTCGCTCTCCCGAGCGGGCGCCGCCATCCACGCCGCCGCGCCGAACGCGAAGGTCTACTACGACGCCGGCCACTCCGCCTGGAACAGCGCCTCCGAGCAGGCCAACCGCCTGCGCAGCGCGGGCGCCGTCACCAACGGCGACGGCTTCTTCAGCAACGTCTCCAACTTCAACACCACCGGCAACGAGGTCGCCTTCGCGAAGAACGTCCTCTCGGCGCTCGGCAACCCGCCGACCATGCACGCCGTCATCGACACCAGCCGTAACGGCAACGGCCCCGCGGGCAGCCAGTGGTGCGACCCCTCCGGCCGGAAGATCGGCAACTACCCGACGGCCGCGACCAACGACACCGCGATCGACGCCTTCCTGTGGGTGAAGCCCCCGGGCGAGGCGGACGGCTGCGCGGCGGCGGCCGGCCAGTTCGCGCCGGACATCGCGTACCAGCTCGCCGTCAACGCCGCCGACCCGGTCGGCCAGCCGTCCACCCCGCCGAGCTCGCAGCCGCCGACGTCCCAGCCGCCCACCTCGCAGCCCCCGGCGTCCCAGCCGCCGACCTCACAGCCGCCCACGGGCACCGCGAGCTGTGCGATCACCTACAAGGCCAACTCCTGGACGGGGGGCTTCACCGCCGACGTGACCGTCAAGAACACCGGCAGCGCCGCGCTCAGCGGCTGGACACTCAAGTGGACCTACCCCGGTGACCAGAGGATCACCAGCGCCTGGAACGCGACCGTCACCCAGTCCGGCACGGCCGTGACCGCAACGGACCTGGGTTACAACGGCGCCCTCGCCGCCGGTGGTTCCACCAGCTTCGGCTTCCAGGGCACCTTCGTCGCCAGCAACGCCGCGCCGACCGCCTACACCCTGAACGGCGCCACCTGCACGACGGCCTGA
- a CDS encoding phosphatase PAP2 family protein: protein MTARHRRPTRLRPSLHTADLRLGERLLASVAAFAVAAVPTGLLLVLIESHWAPLHELDSAAAGHLHAAVRDHPAVLAVLRTLSNGAWDPLTMRLLVAAAVAWLLWRRAWRLAAWAAATVTASGLIGWAVKAAVARARPSLPDPVAHAPGFSFPSGHAMTAATCCTVLLLVLSPALRPPWLRAARILAVLSVLGVGFTRVALGVHWLSDVLGGWLLGLALVAATAWAFQGWRRDTGRAVPPPLVEGLEPELAPDGPDHPEEPAHAEEPARPAR from the coding sequence ATGACCGCCCGCCACCGCCGCCCCACCCGACTCCGCCCCTCCCTGCACACCGCGGACCTGCGCCTGGGCGAGCGCCTGCTCGCCTCCGTCGCCGCGTTCGCGGTAGCCGCAGTACCGACCGGACTGCTCCTGGTGCTGATCGAGTCCCACTGGGCACCGCTCCACGAACTCGACTCGGCGGCGGCGGGGCACCTTCACGCCGCGGTGCGTGACCACCCCGCGGTCCTCGCCGTGCTGCGCACCCTCAGCAACGGAGCATGGGACCCGCTCACCATGCGGCTGCTGGTCGCCGCTGCCGTGGCCTGGCTGCTGTGGCGGCGCGCCTGGCGGCTCGCGGCGTGGGCGGCCGCCACCGTGACCGCCTCTGGGCTGATCGGCTGGGCGGTGAAGGCTGCCGTGGCCCGGGCCCGGCCGTCCTTGCCCGATCCGGTCGCACACGCACCCGGCTTCTCGTTCCCGTCCGGGCACGCCATGACGGCGGCGACCTGCTGCACCGTGCTGCTGCTGGTGCTCTCCCCGGCGCTGCGCCCGCCGTGGCTGCGGGCGGCCCGGATCCTGGCGGTGCTGAGCGTACTGGGTGTGGGCTTCACCCGGGTCGCGCTCGGCGTCCACTGGCTCAGTGACGTGCTGGGCGGGTGGCTGCTGGGTCTGGCGCTGGTGGCCGCGACCGCCTGGGCCTTCCAGGGCTGGCGGCGAGACACCGGCCGCGCTGTCCCGCCACCGCTCGTCGAGGGACTGGAACCCGAACTCGCCCCGGACGGCCCCGACCACCCCGAAGAGCCCGCGCATGCTGAGGAGCCGGCGCGCCCCGCCCGCTGA
- a CDS encoding phospholipase D-like domain-containing protein translates to MTTRIVPQPAPTPDLPDRSPVPARSTLTAASASDLPDRGQALRRRLEGLLGIAATEGNLLTPLRNGDEIFPAMLEAVDGATRTVDLMTFVYWRGDIARIFARALARKAAQGLRVRLLLDGFGSRLIESDLIDLMEASGVRISWFRRPVRLSPFKQNHRCHRKVLVVDGRVAFTGGVGIAEEWCGDARHPGEWRDTHVRVVGPAVDGIAAAFAQNWAECAPGTLYDAADRFEEHEQPGDAVVQVVRGSAGIGWQDLQTLMRVVISSAEERLRLATAYFAPDDYFVDLLCDAAQRGVAVDLLVPGRHTDKRVCQLAGERHFGRLTACGATVWRYGPTMMHAKVLTVDGTAAVIGSANFNRRSLDHDEEVVLAVVDEEFTARLDRHFDEDLARSEVVTPDRWHRRGVARRALEAATAPIRHFL, encoded by the coding sequence ATGACCACGCGGATCGTGCCACAGCCGGCCCCGACGCCCGACCTGCCCGATCGCAGCCCGGTGCCCGCCCGGTCCACCCTCACCGCGGCCTCCGCCTCCGACCTGCCCGATCGCGGACAGGCTCTGCGGCGCCGCCTGGAGGGGCTGCTCGGCATCGCTGCGACCGAAGGCAACCTCCTCACCCCGCTGCGCAACGGGGACGAGATCTTCCCGGCCATGCTGGAGGCCGTCGACGGGGCCACGCGGACCGTCGACCTGATGACCTTCGTCTACTGGCGCGGCGACATCGCCCGGATCTTCGCCCGGGCGCTGGCCCGCAAGGCCGCGCAGGGGCTGCGGGTGCGGCTGCTCCTCGACGGCTTCGGCAGTCGGCTGATCGAATCCGACCTGATCGACCTGATGGAGGCCTCGGGCGTCCGGATCTCCTGGTTCCGGCGTCCGGTGCGCCTGTCGCCCTTCAAGCAGAACCACCGCTGCCACCGGAAGGTCCTTGTGGTGGACGGACGCGTCGCGTTCACCGGTGGCGTGGGCATCGCCGAGGAGTGGTGCGGCGACGCCCGCCACCCCGGCGAGTGGCGCGACACCCACGTGCGGGTGGTCGGCCCCGCCGTCGACGGCATCGCCGCCGCCTTCGCGCAGAACTGGGCCGAGTGCGCCCCCGGCACGCTGTACGACGCGGCCGACCGGTTCGAGGAGCACGAACAGCCGGGGGACGCCGTGGTCCAGGTGGTGCGGGGTTCGGCCGGCATCGGCTGGCAGGACCTGCAGACTCTGATGCGCGTGGTGATCTCCTCCGCGGAGGAGCGGCTGCGCCTGGCGACCGCCTACTTCGCGCCCGACGACTACTTCGTCGACCTGCTGTGCGACGCCGCCCAGCGGGGTGTCGCCGTCGACCTGCTGGTGCCCGGACGGCACACCGACAAGCGGGTGTGCCAACTCGCGGGCGAACGGCACTTCGGACGGCTGACCGCCTGCGGGGCCACGGTCTGGCGGTACGGGCCGACCATGATGCACGCCAAGGTGCTCACCGTGGACGGCACGGCGGCCGTGATCGGCTCCGCGAACTTCAACCGCCGGTCGCTCGACCACGACGAGGAGGTGGTGCTCGCCGTGGTGGACGAGGAGTTCACCGCCCGCCTGGACCGGCACTTCGACGAGGACCTGGCGCGCAGCGAGGTCGTCACTCCCGACCGCTGGCACCGCCGCGGCGTCGCGCGGCGCGCCCTGGAGGCGGCCACGGCCCCGATCCGGCACTTCCTCTGA
- a CDS encoding NUDIX domain-containing protein: MQSLRQAVCVIVHDETAGKVACVHYANDPWSTVPAWTVPGGKVEEGERLDEAAARELREEAGLVVPAEELRLVHTIQAKAGWDGEGPFLLSVFATTSWQGELTNTEPDKHLEVLWADADALPTPMFPTSHAALTTYLSGDGRGFSTYGWEDGEDLRAFVGA; encoded by the coding sequence ATGCAGTCCCTGCGCCAGGCCGTCTGCGTCATCGTCCACGACGAGACGGCGGGCAAGGTCGCCTGCGTCCACTACGCCAACGATCCCTGGTCCACGGTCCCCGCCTGGACCGTCCCCGGCGGCAAGGTCGAGGAGGGCGAGCGCCTCGACGAGGCGGCCGCCCGTGAACTGCGCGAGGAGGCGGGTCTGGTCGTCCCCGCCGAGGAGCTGCGGCTGGTCCACACCATCCAGGCCAAGGCCGGCTGGGACGGCGAGGGCCCGTTCCTGCTCTCGGTGTTCGCCACGACGTCCTGGCAGGGCGAGCTGACGAACACCGAACCGGACAAGCACCTCGAGGTTCTGTGGGCCGACGCCGACGCACTGCCCACTCCGATGTTTCCCACCTCGCACGCCGCCCTCACCACCTACCTCTCCGGCGACGGCCGGGGGTTCTCCACCTATGGCTGGGAGGACGGCGAGGACCTGCGCGCCTTCGTCGGCGCCTGA